One region of Bradyrhizobium betae genomic DNA includes:
- a CDS encoding fumarylacetoacetate hydrolase family protein, with protein sequence MMADVTKWLRFRHAGATGFGTQASSGISVHEGEMFGRNAPTGKTLALSDVELLAPCAPSKIVALWNNFHALAAKLNQPEPPEPLYLLKATTSITTPGAVIRRPSYYDGKTTYEGELGIVIGRTCARVSPAEADSFIFGYTCVNDITANDILTSDPTFPQWARAKGIDDYGPFGPVIATGLDPAKLTVRTILNGAERQNYPIADMIFSAQELVSRISHDMTLLPGDLIAVGTSVGVGVMKEPVNVVTVAIDGIGELTNEFRL encoded by the coding sequence ATGATGGCGGACGTCACCAAATGGCTTCGCTTCCGCCACGCCGGCGCAACCGGCTTCGGGACACAGGCCTCATCGGGCATCAGCGTGCATGAGGGCGAAATGTTCGGCCGCAATGCGCCCACCGGCAAGACGCTGGCGCTGTCGGACGTCGAGCTGCTCGCCCCTTGCGCGCCCAGCAAGATCGTCGCGCTCTGGAACAATTTTCACGCGCTCGCCGCCAAGCTGAACCAGCCCGAGCCGCCGGAGCCGCTCTATCTGCTCAAGGCCACCACCAGCATTACGACGCCCGGCGCCGTGATCCGCCGCCCCTCGTACTACGACGGCAAGACCACCTATGAAGGCGAGCTCGGCATCGTCATCGGCAGGACCTGCGCGCGCGTCTCGCCTGCGGAGGCGGACAGCTTCATCTTCGGCTACACCTGCGTCAACGACATCACCGCCAACGACATCCTGACCAGCGATCCCACCTTCCCTCAGTGGGCCCGCGCCAAGGGCATCGACGATTACGGCCCGTTCGGCCCGGTGATCGCAACCGGGCTCGATCCCGCAAAGCTCACGGTGCGCACCATCCTCAACGGCGCCGAGCGGCAGAACTATCCGATCGCGGATATGATCTTCTCGGCGCAGGAGCTGGTCAGCAGGATCTCCCACGACATGACCCTGCTCCCCGGCGACCTCATCGCCGTCGGCACCTCGGTTGGCGTCGGCGTGATGAAGGAGCCGGTGAATGTCGTGACCGTCGCGATCGACGGCATCGGCGAGCTGACCAACGAGTTTCGGCTGTAG
- a CDS encoding 2-dehydropantoate 2-reductase, translating into MKICIYGAGAIGRYLGVQLARAGADISLVARGAHLAAMRERGLTLLTGEEKHTVHPRCTDDPAELGEQDFIIITLKAHSITGVIEKMQPLLGPHTRIVTAVNGIPYWYFYRHGGSYENATLESIDPGGRQWREIGAERAIGCIVYPATEIEAPGVIRHVYGNNFPLGEPSGEITPDVQRLADLFVSAGLKAPVLDRIRDEIWLKLWGNVCFNPISALTHATLDVICTDPSTRALSRAIMVETQGIAETFGVKFRVDVERRIEGARKVGAHKTSMLQDLERGRPMEIDPLVTVVQEMGRLTGIPTPALDSVLAMVTQRARVAGLYDGVSTPADPHALAVA; encoded by the coding sequence ATGAAGATCTGCATCTACGGCGCCGGCGCGATCGGCCGATATCTCGGGGTTCAGCTCGCGCGCGCGGGCGCCGATATCAGCCTGGTCGCACGCGGCGCCCATCTCGCCGCGATGCGCGAGCGCGGCCTGACACTGCTCACGGGCGAGGAGAAACACACCGTGCATCCGCGCTGCACCGACGACCCCGCCGAGCTCGGCGAGCAGGATTTCATCATCATCACGCTGAAGGCGCATTCGATCACCGGCGTGATCGAGAAGATGCAGCCGCTGCTCGGGCCGCACACCCGCATCGTCACCGCCGTCAACGGCATACCCTATTGGTACTTCTACAGGCACGGCGGCTCGTACGAGAATGCGACGCTGGAGAGCATCGACCCCGGCGGGCGGCAGTGGCGCGAGATCGGCGCCGAGCGCGCCATCGGCTGCATCGTCTATCCCGCCACCGAGATCGAGGCGCCCGGCGTGATCCGCCACGTCTACGGCAACAATTTTCCGCTCGGCGAGCCCTCCGGCGAGATCACGCCGGACGTGCAGCGCCTTGCCGATCTGTTCGTCTCGGCCGGACTGAAAGCGCCGGTGCTCGACCGCATCCGCGACGAGATCTGGCTGAAGCTGTGGGGCAATGTCTGCTTCAACCCGATCAGCGCGCTCACCCATGCGACGCTCGACGTGATCTGCACCGATCCGTCCACGCGTGCGCTGTCGCGCGCGATCATGGTGGAGACGCAAGGCATCGCCGAGACCTTCGGCGTCAAATTCCGCGTCGATGTCGAGCGCCGCATCGAAGGCGCCCGCAAGGTCGGCGCGCACAAGACCTCGATGCTGCAGGATCTCGAGCGCGGTCGCCCGATGGAGATCGATCCGCTCGTCACCGTGGTGCAGGAGATGGGGCGCCTGACCGGAATTCCGACGCCCGCGCTCGACTCGGTGCTGGCGATGGTGACGCAGCGCGCCCGCGTCGCCGGCCTCTATGATGGCGTCTCGACGCCGGCCGATCCGCATGCCCTGGCGGTGGCATGA
- a CDS encoding CBS domain-containing protein: MLVGDILRKKTPRVVTVRMNETVGIAAKLMRANNISALVVKDVVRSEGNTAVGMFTERDVVRAVAEHGANGVNVKVSQLVSVQQLVSCTSSDTIEHVRHLMNRNHIRHLPVIDDYSLVSVISMRDIAAAVDEAINGTPQAAA; encoded by the coding sequence ATGCTGGTCGGAGACATTCTGCGCAAGAAGACACCGCGCGTTGTCACGGTGCGAATGAACGAAACGGTGGGTATCGCCGCCAAGCTGATGCGCGCCAACAACATCAGCGCGCTGGTGGTCAAGGACGTGGTCCGCTCCGAGGGCAACACCGCCGTCGGCATGTTCACCGAGCGCGATGTGGTGCGCGCCGTCGCCGAGCACGGCGCGAACGGCGTCAACGTCAAGGTCTCACAGCTCGTCTCGGTGCAGCAGCTCGTCTCCTGCACCTCCTCGGACACGATCGAGCACGTCCGGCACCTGATGAACCGCAATCACATCCGGCACCTGCCCGTGATCGACGATTACAGTCTCGTCTCCGTCATCAGCATGCGCGACATCGCCGCTGCCGTCGACGAAGCGATCAACGGCACGCCGCAGGCAGCAGCCTAA
- the oxlT gene encoding oxalate/formate MFS antiporter has protein sequence MMSSTDGAVTAAPLRTGFRWFQLAMGIVCMAMIANLQYGWTLFVDPIDAAHHWGRAAIQLAFTVFVVTETWLVPVEAWFVDKYGPRIVIMFGGVMIALSWVLNSYADSLTLLYAAAIIGGMGAGAVYGTCVGNALKWFPDRRGLAAGATAAGFGAGAALTVVPIATMIASSGYQHAFLTFGIGQGLIVFVLAFFIQPPRISIPPKKKQLNLPQTKIDFTPPQVLRAPIFWVMYLVFVMVASGGLMTAAQIAPIAHDFKIADTPVTLAGFQMAALTFAISLDRIFDGFGRPFFGWVSDTIGREHTMFIAFGTAAVMLLTLSAYGHVPIVFVLATAVYFGVFGEIYSLFPATCGDTFGSKYATTNNGMLYTAKGTASLLVPLASVISTAYGWKAVFVVAVALNATAALMALFVIKPLRRSFILGKEAESARTATGSAKTETA, from the coding sequence ATGATGTCCAGCACGGATGGCGCCGTCACAGCTGCGCCGCTTCGCACCGGTTTCCGTTGGTTTCAGCTCGCCATGGGCATCGTCTGCATGGCGATGATCGCCAACCTGCAATACGGCTGGACGCTGTTCGTCGATCCGATCGATGCGGCCCACCATTGGGGCCGCGCCGCGATCCAGCTCGCTTTCACCGTCTTCGTCGTCACCGAGACCTGGCTGGTGCCGGTCGAGGCGTGGTTCGTCGACAAATACGGTCCGCGCATCGTCATCATGTTCGGCGGCGTCATGATCGCGCTGTCCTGGGTGCTCAACTCCTACGCCGACTCGCTCACCCTGCTCTACGCGGCCGCGATCATCGGCGGCATGGGCGCGGGCGCGGTGTACGGAACCTGCGTCGGCAACGCGCTGAAATGGTTTCCCGATCGCCGCGGTCTTGCTGCCGGCGCAACCGCCGCCGGCTTCGGTGCCGGCGCCGCACTCACCGTGGTGCCGATCGCGACCATGATCGCATCGAGCGGCTACCAGCACGCGTTCCTCACCTTCGGCATCGGCCAGGGCCTGATCGTGTTCGTGCTCGCCTTCTTCATTCAGCCGCCGCGGATTTCGATCCCGCCGAAGAAGAAGCAGCTCAACCTGCCGCAGACCAAGATCGACTTCACCCCGCCGCAAGTGCTGCGCGCCCCTATTTTCTGGGTGATGTACCTCGTTTTCGTCATGGTCGCGTCCGGCGGCCTGATGACCGCGGCGCAGATCGCACCGATCGCGCACGACTTCAAGATCGCCGACACGCCGGTGACACTCGCCGGATTCCAGATGGCGGCCTTGACGTTCGCGATCTCGCTCGACCGCATCTTCGACGGCTTTGGCCGTCCGTTCTTCGGCTGGGTGTCCGACACGATTGGCCGCGAGCACACCATGTTCATCGCGTTCGGCACCGCGGCGGTGATGCTGCTGACGCTGTCGGCCTACGGCCACGTTCCGATCGTGTTCGTGCTCGCGACGGCGGTGTATTTCGGCGTGTTCGGCGAGATCTACTCGCTGTTCCCCGCCACCTGCGGCGACACCTTCGGCTCGAAATACGCGACCACCAACAACGGCATGCTCTACACCGCGAAGGGAACGGCCTCCCTGCTCGTCCCGCTCGCCAGCGTGATCTCGACCGCCTATGGCTGGAAGGCCGTGTTCGTGGTGGCGGTGGCGCTGAACGCGACGGCAGCATTGATGGCGCTGTTCGTGATCAAGCCGCTGCGCCGCTCCTTCATCCTCGGCAAGGAGGCCGAGAGCGCCCGCACCGCGACCGGCAGCGCCAAGACCGAGACGGCGTAA